Genomic window (Candidatus Zixiibacteriota bacterium):
TTTCTTCCTCTGCGCGCTCTCGAAGAAGATCGTTGAAGGTTTGTTCAATGCCCTCGCCGAAGCGCGCGCTGTACGGCGTTGGGTAGAGGCGAAGCAGTTTCGCATACCAGTTTCGGTATCGACGTATTGAGTGTTCAGATGCCATAGGCGATTGCGTTTGGCGAAAGCCGTTCTTGTTTGGCAACTGCAACGACCTCGCGGTAACGCTCCAACTCAGCCGCGAGCGCCCTCTGGCCTAGGCCGGTGATTTTATAGTACACTCGCCGTTCATCGTCCATGTCGGGGTCCACTTTCTTCTCGCTCTCGCAGATCAAGCCGGCCACGAGCATGCGACCCAGCGAGCCGTAGAGCGTTCCCGGTCCCATCTTTACTCTTCCCTGCGAATCGGCTCTCACTCGCTTCATGATTCCGTAGCCATGTCGCTCTCCTGTCGAGAGCGCGAGGAGGATATGAAGCACCGCCGGAGTGAGGGGCGCTCTGGCATTGTTCGTTGCCATCCTCCGAGAATATATCCGTAGCGGATACATATCAAGCGATTCTTTCCAACACTTTGTTCTACTAGACACGCCAATAGGTTGGAAAAAACACGAATGCACCAAACAGGGCAATCCCGGCTATATCTTTTCCGGCATTGCCCGGTGGTGTCTGGTTCTGTTTGCTGGCTTACGTCCTGAAGCGGCTCAGAACCCGAAGGTCGCAGGTTTCCCTCGACAAGCTTGAGACTTCGCGAATCCTGCCCACACTACCAACGTAGCGCAGGCATAGTGTAACCGCGACAATCGTTCGGGCCACACTTCAGGACTTACTTCTTAAGGGGCGTTCCCTGCCTCGCTGCCGCTCTCGATCGTACGCACTCCCCGGTTCACGACCGGCGCCGTCCGAGTCCCTTTCGGGCGCGGTTGCGGAGGCAGGCGCGGCAGATTCGGATTGAGTCGTAGGAGATTGACTCGCCGAGGTCATCGAAGAGCGGCTTGAGCCGTTCGATGCCGACTCGTTCGACTGCGGCGCGGACTTTGATGAAAGTTTGATCATCGACCCAGGGGGATGGTGAATCGATCCGATTGCGGTTGATGTAATCGTCGAGATAACCGGCGACCGTTGCCGAAGCCCGACCGACCTGTGCCGCAACATCTTCGAGCGCCAGCTCCTTCTCGAACAGCGCAAACGCCCGCCTTTGCGCATCGCTGGAGATCGGCTTCGGCGGTATGTCGACCCGCGAATCTGTCAACACCGGCTTTGACGTCAAATCGGTCGGCAATTTCTTGCGTTCGCACCACTGAACGATACACTGGAGAAACTGCCGTCCGAATTCCCGGCACTTTTTCTCACCCACACCACTGATCTTCAGAAACGCGGCCAATGTACCCGGACGCTTCAATGCGATGTCACGCAGCGTGGCATCGCTGAAAACGACGAATGCCGGGACATTG
Coding sequences:
- a CDS encoding helix-turn-helix transcriptional regulator, producing the protein MYPLRIYSRRMATNNARAPLTPAVLHILLALSTGERHGYGIMKRVRADSQGRVKMGPGTLYGSLGRMLVAGLICESEKKVDPDMDDERRVYYKITGLGQRALAAELERYREVVAVAKQERLSPNAIAYGI